The Jiangella alba genome includes the window AGAGCCTGGCCGCCGAGGTCGTGCCGGCCCAGGCGGCGCACCTGGTCGAGCTGGGCCTCGACGGCGCGTTCGTCGGCGGCACCACCGGTGAGTCGATGGCGTTGACGGTGGACGAGCGGGCCGAGCTGATCGGCGCGTGGGCCGAGCACCGCGGCGACCACCTGCTGCTCGGGGCGCACGTCGGCGACCTCAGCGTGGTGGACGCCCGGCGGCTGGCCCGGCACGCGGCCGACGCCGGCGTCGACCTGATCGCCGCGGTGGCGCCGTTCTACGGCGAGCCGCCGTCGGTCACGGCGATCGTCGACTACCTGGCCGAGATCGCGTCGGCCGCCCCTGACGTGCCGCTGTGCTACTACCACATCCCGTCGATGACGGGGCTGCGCGCGGCGCCGTCGGCGGTGGTCGAGCAGGCCGCCGCCCGGGTGCCGAGCCTGCGCGCCGTCAAGTTCACCGACGGCGACCTGCTGGAGTTCATCCGCACGCGCGAGGCCGCCGACGGCGTCCGCGTCTACTTCGGCAAGGACGAGCTGCTGCCGGCCGGTGTGGCCTGCGGTGCGACCGGCGCCATCGGCAGCCTGTACAACGTGCTGGCGCCGGTGGCCCGCGAGGTGCGGTCGCGGATCCTGGCCGGCGAGGTCGAGTCGGCGCTGGCGCTGCACCGTCCGTTCCGGCAGATCGCCGCGGTCGCCGACCGGTGGGGTTCGATCCCGGTCGTCAAGGAGCTGATCAACCGGTTCGGGCCGGACGCCGGCTCGGCGCGGGTGCCGTGGGGGCGGCTGGGCCCCGACGCGCTCGCCGCCGTCGACGCGCTGGTCAAGGAGCTCGACACGGCCGCCTCCTGACCGCTGCGCCGGGTCTGGCAGGCTGATCCGGACTTGTCGCCGCGTGAGGGAGATTCGCCCGATGGACGACCGCATGGTGGTGCTGACCCGGGCCGGTGCCTGCCTGGTGCTCGACCTGGACACGCCGTGGCTGCCGCGGGTGCTGCACTGGGGCGCTGACCTCGGCCCCGGCGTCGACGCCGCGGCGCTGCGGGCCGTGGCGGTCCCCGGCCGGCGTGGCGGGGCGCCGGCCGACCCGGCGGCGCCGTCGCTGCTGCCCGCGCAGGCCGACGGCTGGGCCGGGCGGCTGGGCGTCGAGGGCGCGCGCGACCGTGCCTACCCGCACCTGCGGCTGGCGCCGGTCGGCGTCGCCGTCGCCCCTGACGGCGGCGGCGTCGAGGTGACGTCGCGCGATTCGGCGGCGGAGGTGTCCGTCGTCAGCTCGCTCGTCCTCGACGACGCCGGTGTGCTGCGGCTGCGGCACACGCTCACCAACGAGGGTTCCGGTGCGTGGACGGTCGGCGGGGTGCGTGCCGTCCTGCCGGTGCCCGACCACGCCGCCGAGCTGCTGCACTTCAGCGGCCGCTGGGGGCTGGAGAAGATCCCGCAGCGCGAGGCGTTCCTGCCGGGCATCCGGTCGCTGGAGACCCGGCGCGGGCGCACCGGCCACTCGCACACCGGGCTGCTGGTGGCCGGGTCGGCCGGGTTCGGGTTCGGGTCCGGCGAGGTGTGGGGTGTGCACGCCGGCTGGAGCGGCTGGACGGTGCACGACGCCGAGCGGGTCGCCGAGGGCTGGTCGACGCTGGGCGCCGGTGAGCTGCTGGCGCCCGGCGAGGTGGTGCTGGCGCCGGGGGAGTCGTACGCGACGCCGGACGTCCACTTCGTGTACTCCGACTCCGGCCTGGACGGGCTGTCGGCGCGGCTGCACGCGTCGCTGCGTGCGCGTGCGTCGCACCCGTCGACACCGCGGCCGCTGGTGCTCAACACGTGGGAGGCGGTCTACTTCGACCACGACCTCGCGCGCATGAAGGGGCTGGCCGACGTCGCGGCCTCCGTCGGCGTCGAGCGCTTCGTCGTCGACGACGGCTGGTTCCTCGGCCGCCGCAACGACCTCGGCGGCCTCGGCGACTGGTACGTCGACCCCGACCTGTGGCCCGACGGGCTGCACCCGCTGGTCGATCACGTGCGTTCGCTGGGCATGCAGTTCGGCCTCTGGGTCGAGCCGGAGATGGCGAACCCGCGGTCGCGGCTGGTCGAAGAGCACCCCGACTGGCTGCTCAACGACCCGTCGCGGGTGCCGCGGGAGTGGCGCCACCAGCACACCGTCGACGTCGCCAACCCGGAGGTCTACGCCTACCTGCTGGAGCGGCTGGACAAGCTGGTCGGCGAGTACGCCATCGACTACCTCAAGTGGGACCACAACCGCGACCTGCTGGAGGCCGTCCACGACGGCCACGCCGGCGTCCACGAGCAGACCGCCGCGGTGTACCGGCTGCTGGACGAGCTGCGGTCGCGGCACCCGTCGCTGGAGATCGAGTCGTGCTCGTCCGGCGGCGCCCGGGTCGACCTCGGCATCATCGAGCGCACCGACCGCGTGTGGGCGTCGGACAGCAACGACCCGCTGGACCGCCAGGCCATCCAACGGTGGACGTCGCTGCTGCTGCCGCCGGAGCTGATCGGCGCGCACGTCGGGCCCGGCCACACGCACGTGTCCGGGCGGGTCACCGAACTGCAGCTGCGCTGTGCGACGGCGCTGTTCGGCCATGCGGGCATCGAGTGGGACATCACCGAGTGCTCGCCGGCCGAGCTGTCGCTGCTCTCCGACTGGGCCGCGACCTACAAGCGGCTGCGTCCCCTCCTGCACACCGGCCGCGTCGTCCGCGCCGACACCGACGACGCCCACGTGCTGCACGGCGTGGTGGGCCCGGGCCAGGCCGTCTTCGCCTACGTCGCGCTGCAGACGATGACCGCGGACATCCCGCCGCGGCTGCGGCTGCCCGGCCTCGACCCGGCGGTGACCTACCGGGTGACGCCGCTGGCCGGGCTGAGCAGCGCGTTGCCGCGGTGGGCGCGGCCGGCCGCCTGGCTGGAGTCGGGTGCGGTGGAGCTCCCCGGCCGCGTGCTCGCGACGGTCGGCCTGCAGGCGCCGCCGCTGAACCCGGGCCAGGTGCTCACGCTGGAGCTCACCGCCGTCTAACCGAGGCGCCGGACGTACCGCCGGCACACGTGGACCCGGCGGAACCGGGCGCGCAGCTGCGCTTCCCGTTCGATCGGGGCATGGGCGAAGACACGCACGGGCGTTCCGAGGCCGTCGGGCGCGGTGAACCCGGCGTCGCGCTCGTCCCAGTCCTGGTAGACGTGCAGGTAGCGGTGGTCTTCGCGAAAGCCGTTGCGGCGGTACCACGCGTTGGCCGCCGGGTCCTCCCGCGTCCACGCGTCGAGGGTTCGGAGCTTCCGTTGCTCGAGCTCGGGGAGCGCGGCATGCAGCAGCCGGGTGGCGATGCCCGACCGCGAGTGCTCCGGCAGGACCGCCACGGTCTCGATCGTGGCGGCGTCGGCGCCGATGCTCACGTCGAGGATCCCGACGACCTCGGTGCCGGCGGCCGCCACCAACTGGATCGACGGCCCGTCGAAGCGCGGCCGCTGGGTCACGACGTCGTCGTAGTACTGGGTGGCGAAGAAGCTCAGGAGCCGGCAGCGCAGCCAGCTCGCCGCGTCGGCGTCGTCGTACG containing:
- a CDS encoding alpha-galactosidase, which gives rise to MDDRMVVLTRAGACLVLDLDTPWLPRVLHWGADLGPGVDAAALRAVAVPGRRGGAPADPAAPSLLPAQADGWAGRLGVEGARDRAYPHLRLAPVGVAVAPDGGGVEVTSRDSAAEVSVVSSLVLDDAGVLRLRHTLTNEGSGAWTVGGVRAVLPVPDHAAELLHFSGRWGLEKIPQREAFLPGIRSLETRRGRTGHSHTGLLVAGSAGFGFGSGEVWGVHAGWSGWTVHDAERVAEGWSTLGAGELLAPGEVVLAPGESYATPDVHFVYSDSGLDGLSARLHASLRARASHPSTPRPLVLNTWEAVYFDHDLARMKGLADVAASVGVERFVVDDGWFLGRRNDLGGLGDWYVDPDLWPDGLHPLVDHVRSLGMQFGLWVEPEMANPRSRLVEEHPDWLLNDPSRVPREWRHQHTVDVANPEVYAYLLERLDKLVGEYAIDYLKWDHNRDLLEAVHDGHAGVHEQTAAVYRLLDELRSRHPSLEIESCSSGGARVDLGIIERTDRVWASDSNDPLDRQAIQRWTSLLLPPELIGAHVGPGHTHVSGRVTELQLRCATALFGHAGIEWDITECSPAELSLLSDWAATYKRLRPLLHTGRVVRADTDDAHVLHGVVGPGQAVFAYVALQTMTADIPPRLRLPGLDPAVTYRVTPLAGLSSALPRWARPAAWLESGAVELPGRVLATVGLQAPPLNPGQVLTLELTAV
- a CDS encoding GNAT family N-acetyltransferase; the encoded protein is MQPAHIRPYDDADAASWLRCRLLSFFATQYYDDVVTQRPRFDGPSIQLVAAAGTEVVGILDVSIGADAATIETVAVLPEHSRSGIATRLLHAALPELEQRKLRTLDAWTREDPAANAWYRRNGFREDHRYLHVYQDWDERDAGFTAPDGLGTPVRVFAHAPIEREAQLRARFRRVHVCRRYVRRLG
- a CDS encoding dihydrodipicolinate synthase family protein, coding for MSAFELWAATPTPFRPDESLAAEVVPAQAAHLVELGLDGAFVGGTTGESMALTVDERAELIGAWAEHRGDHLLLGAHVGDLSVVDARRLARHAADAGVDLIAAVAPFYGEPPSVTAIVDYLAEIASAAPDVPLCYYHIPSMTGLRAAPSAVVEQAAARVPSLRAVKFTDGDLLEFIRTREAADGVRVYFGKDELLPAGVACGATGAIGSLYNVLAPVAREVRSRILAGEVESALALHRPFRQIAAVADRWGSIPVVKELINRFGPDAGSARVPWGRLGPDALAAVDALVKELDTAAS